From a region of the Trichocoleus desertorum ATA4-8-CV12 genome:
- a CDS encoding Uma2 family endonuclease, with protein sequence MSPLQTKIPTDIWVSATWEDYVQVTEDPAYAKAKGYYDNGRMRVETVGVGPDHASVNTLIIFAINLYCTLMGVPLQGLTNCSYRQTGVREVQPDVSYYFGDRAQFAPQGSAIADLATVPPPDLAIEIADSSLNDDLGQKRLLYEDLAIPEYWVVDVEKRQILAFEIADGGSRRITESKVLPGLAIAVLRQALEMSRQMDQAQVGAWLLSQFQQQ encoded by the coding sequence ATGAGTCCCCTACAAACTAAGATTCCTACTGATATTTGGGTGTCAGCCACTTGGGAGGATTACGTTCAGGTCACGGAAGACCCTGCCTATGCGAAGGCGAAGGGGTACTATGACAACGGACGCATGAGGGTTGAAACGGTGGGAGTTGGGCCTGATCATGCCAGCGTCAATACCCTGATTATTTTCGCGATTAATCTGTACTGCACCCTCATGGGAGTTCCCTTGCAGGGATTAACCAACTGTAGTTACCGACAAACAGGGGTTCGCGAAGTTCAGCCAGACGTTTCGTATTATTTTGGCGATCGCGCTCAATTCGCGCCTCAAGGTAGTGCGATCGCAGATTTGGCGACTGTTCCTCCTCCAGACTTAGCGATTGAGATTGCTGATTCTTCCCTCAACGATGACTTAGGCCAAAAGCGTTTACTCTACGAAGATTTGGCGATTCCTGAATACTGGGTGGTGGATGTTGAGAAGCGGCAGATTTTAGCATTTGAAATTGCAGACGGTGGCAGTCGGCGAATTACCGAATCTAAAGTGTTACCAGGATTGGCGATCGCGGTTTTGCGCCAAGCTTTAGAAATGAGCCGCCAGATGGATCAAGCTCAAGTGGGGGCTTGGTTATTGAGTCAGTTTCAACAGCAGTAG